From one Thermoanaerobaculia bacterium genomic stretch:
- a CDS encoding PAS domain-containing sensor histidine kinase, whose protein sequence is MSDATLPQDIRFDELRRSEERFRLLVERVQDYAIFMLDPDGRIASWNVGAERIKGYSASEAIGRHFSIFYTPEDAAAGRPQGLLRKALEQGRVEDEGWRVRSDGSRFWADVVITALFDESGTLHGFAKVTRDLTERRQVEALKEADRQKNEFLAVLAHELRNPLAPIRNALYLIGRPDAGPSTIREAHAIAERQVRHMSRLLDDLLDVSRVSQGRIELRRERIDLASAAIQAIDSVRGLAEQRGQSIAFDASPVPVVAEADPTRVDQVLMNLLSNAIKYTGPGGHIRVTIAREGDDAVLRVRDDGQGIAPEALPNIFDLFVQAKPHARSGGEGVGIGLTLVRRVVELHGGSVTASSAGLGQGSEFVVRLPVADAAPAPAAASGESR, encoded by the coding sequence ATGAGCGACGCGACCCTCCCGCAGGACATCCGGTTCGATGAGCTCCGCCGCAGCGAGGAACGTTTCCGTCTCCTCGTCGAGCGGGTCCAGGACTACGCGATCTTCATGCTCGATCCGGACGGCCGCATCGCGAGCTGGAACGTCGGAGCGGAGCGAATCAAGGGATACTCGGCTTCCGAGGCGATCGGAAGACATTTCTCGATCTTCTACACTCCGGAAGACGCTGCCGCCGGAAGGCCGCAGGGGCTGCTTCGAAAGGCTCTCGAGCAGGGGAGGGTCGAAGACGAAGGGTGGAGGGTCCGGAGCGACGGCTCGAGGTTCTGGGCGGACGTCGTGATCACGGCGCTGTTCGACGAGTCCGGAACGCTTCACGGCTTCGCGAAAGTGACGCGCGACCTGACGGAGCGCCGCCAGGTCGAGGCTCTCAAGGAGGCGGATCGCCAGAAGAACGAATTCCTGGCGGTGCTGGCCCACGAGCTTCGGAACCCGCTCGCGCCGATCCGGAATGCCCTTTACCTGATCGGCCGGCCGGACGCGGGTCCGTCGACGATCCGGGAGGCGCACGCGATCGCGGAGCGGCAGGTGCGCCACATGTCCCGGCTCCTCGACGACCTCCTCGACGTCTCGCGCGTGAGCCAGGGCCGGATCGAGCTTCGCCGGGAGCGGATCGACCTCGCCTCCGCGGCGATCCAGGCGATCGATTCGGTCCGCGGACTCGCCGAGCAGCGCGGGCAGTCCATCGCCTTCGACGCCTCGCCGGTGCCCGTCGTCGCGGAGGCCGATCCCACCCGTGTCGACCAGGTGCTCATGAATCTCCTGAGCAACGCGATCAAGTACACCGGCCCGGGAGGACACATCCGGGTCACGATCGCCCGCGAGGGCGACGACGCCGTCCTCCGCGTGCGGGACGACGGGCAGGGCATCGCACCCGAGGCCCTCCCGAATATCTTCGATCTGTTCGTCCAGGCCAAGCCGCACGCGCGTTCCGGGGGGGAAGGGGTGGGAATCGGCCTGACGCTCGTGCGCCGCGTGGTCGAGCTCCACGGCGGATCGGTGACGGCGTCGAGCGCCGGCCTCGGACAGGGGAGCGAGTTCGTCGTTCGCCTGCCGGTCGCCGACGCGGCGCCGGCGCCCGCCGCCGCCTCCGGCGAGTCGCG